In Candidatus Binatia bacterium, one DNA window encodes the following:
- a CDS encoding ATP-dependent helicase, with protein MRVRVMATYTIKRAPSVQRSYRIDYEAELNEAQLAAVTTLEGPVLVVAGAGSGKTRTLTYRVARLVESGVPPSSILLLTFTRRAAQEMLRRAEALLATGGLEGATGGTFHSFANTILRRFGRRFGWPDRFTILDRGDAEDTINLVRTRLGLDRTERRFPRKQTLATIYSTAANKSLRIADVVEREYPHLIEDCDDIVACHEAYEAYKRERALLDYDDLLIHLRDRLLEHPEFAARLREIFRWVMVDEYQDTNQLQADIVAAICAPNGNVMAVGDDAQSIYGFRGADFRNIMEFPQRFPGARIITLEENYRSTQPILDLTNAIIAGAKQRYAKRLFTRKTHGTRPQLVPAPDERWQSAFVRQRILELHEEGIPLNEIAVLFRSSFHSFDLELELARAGIPFVKRGGFRFVETAHVKDVLAHLRVIENPRDSVSWHRILLLLEGVGPKLATAVVDWLASDARGVAALAEFPGSKHARGPALGALRQLGAFLASLDPLAPPVHLLQQVVTHYRPVLERVHRDDAPKRMRDLEQFVTLAERYRSLSRMLADMALEPPSDSVGDVMAVDVEEGEMLTLSTVHSAKGLEWHTVFVISVAEGRFPSAYSVGEDEIEEERRLLYVACTRARENLYLTYPTVLHERAVGPVVVRPSRFLADLPRGLLEEVTLVEEGAE; from the coding sequence GTGCGCGTCCGAGTCATGGCGACGTACACGATCAAGCGCGCGCCGAGCGTGCAGCGGAGCTACCGCATCGACTACGAGGCGGAGCTCAACGAGGCGCAGCTCGCCGCGGTGACCACGCTCGAAGGTCCCGTGCTCGTCGTCGCCGGCGCGGGAAGCGGCAAGACGCGCACGCTGACCTACCGCGTCGCGCGGCTCGTCGAGAGCGGCGTCCCGCCGAGTTCGATCTTGCTCTTGACGTTCACGCGCCGCGCCGCGCAGGAGATGCTGCGTCGCGCCGAGGCGCTGCTCGCGACCGGCGGTCTCGAGGGCGCGACGGGCGGCACCTTCCACTCGTTCGCGAACACGATCCTGCGCCGCTTCGGACGGCGCTTCGGCTGGCCCGACCGCTTCACCATCCTCGACCGCGGCGACGCGGAGGACACGATCAACCTCGTGCGCACGCGGCTCGGCCTCGACCGCACCGAGCGCCGCTTCCCGCGCAAGCAGACGCTCGCGACGATCTACTCGACGGCCGCCAACAAGTCGCTGCGCATCGCCGACGTCGTCGAGCGCGAGTACCCGCACCTGATCGAGGACTGCGACGACATCGTCGCCTGCCACGAGGCCTACGAGGCCTACAAGCGCGAGCGCGCGCTGCTCGACTACGACGACCTGCTGATCCACCTGCGCGACCGGCTGCTCGAGCACCCCGAGTTCGCGGCGCGCCTGCGCGAGATCTTCCGCTGGGTGATGGTCGACGAGTACCAGGACACGAACCAGCTGCAGGCGGACATCGTCGCCGCGATCTGCGCGCCGAATGGCAACGTGATGGCGGTCGGCGACGACGCGCAGTCGATCTACGGCTTTCGGGGCGCGGACTTCCGCAACATCATGGAGTTCCCGCAGCGCTTTCCCGGCGCGCGCATCATCACGCTCGAGGAGAACTACCGCTCGACGCAGCCGATCCTCGATCTCACCAACGCGATCATCGCCGGGGCGAAGCAGCGCTACGCGAAGCGGCTCTTCACCCGCAAGACCCACGGCACGCGCCCGCAGCTGGTCCCGGCGCCCGACGAGCGCTGGCAGAGCGCCTTCGTCCGCCAGCGGATCCTCGAGCTACACGAGGAGGGAATCCCGCTCAATGAGATCGCGGTGCTGTTCCGCTCCTCGTTCCACTCGTTCGACCTCGAGCTCGAGCTCGCGCGCGCGGGGATCCCGTTCGTCAAGCGCGGCGGCTTCCGCTTCGTCGAGACCGCGCACGTCAAGGACGTGCTGGCGCACCTGCGCGTGATCGAGAACCCGCGCGACTCGGTGTCGTGGCACCGCATCCTGCTGCTGCTCGAGGGCGTCGGACCGAAGCTCGCGACGGCGGTCGTCGACTGGCTCGCGAGCGACGCGCGCGGCGTCGCCGCGCTCGCGGAGTTCCCGGGCTCGAAGCACGCGCGCGGACCGGCGCTCGGGGCGCTGCGCCAGCTCGGCGCGTTCCTCGCGTCGCTCGATCCCCTGGCGCCGCCGGTCCACCTGCTGCAGCAGGTCGTGACGCACTACCGCCCGGTCCTCGAGCGCGTGCACCGCGACGACGCGCCGAAGCGGATGCGCGACCTCGAGCAGTTCGTCACGCTCGCCGAGCGCTACCGCAGCCTGAGCCGGATGCTCGCCGACATGGCGCTCGAGCCGCCGAGCGACAGCGTCGGCGACGTCATGGCGGTCGACGTCGAGGAGGGCGAGATGCTGACGCTCTCGACCGTGCACTCGGCGAAGGGGCTCGAGTGGCACACGGTGTTCGTCATCTCGGTCGCCGAGGGACGCTTCCCCTCCGCGTACTCGGTCGGCGAGGACGAGATCGAGGAGGAGCGGCGGCTGCTCTACGTCGCGTGCACGCGGGCTCGCGAGAACCTCTACCTGACCTATCCCACCGTGCTGCACGAGCGCGCCGTCGGTCCGGTGGTCGTGCGGCCGTCGCGCTTCCTCGCCGACCTGCCGCGCGGGTTGCTCGAGGAGGTGACGCTGGTCGAGGAGGGCGCGGAGTAG
- the mce gene encoding methylmalonyl-CoA epimerase — translation MLRRIHHVGIVVRTLEEGYRFYRDVLGLPLIKEATVQDQGVRAALLQCGESEIELLEPIDPQGGVAKFLARRGEGLHHVCFATDDVAAELEATKAKGIPVIDQQPRRGLAGMICFLHPKAQHGVLIEYAEPFPEDAGH, via the coding sequence ATGCTGCGCCGCATCCATCACGTTGGCATCGTCGTTCGCACGCTCGAGGAGGGCTACCGCTTCTACCGCGACGTGCTCGGTCTCCCGTTGATCAAGGAAGCGACGGTGCAAGACCAGGGCGTCCGCGCAGCGCTGCTCCAGTGCGGCGAGAGCGAGATCGAGCTGCTCGAGCCGATCGACCCGCAGGGCGGCGTCGCGAAGTTCCTCGCGCGCCGCGGCGAGGGGCTGCACCACGTCTGCTTCGCGACCGACGACGTCGCCGCGGAGCTCGAGGCCACCAAGGCGAAGGGAATCCCGGTCATCGACCAGCAGCCGCGGCGCGGGTTGGCCGGAATGATCTGCTTCCTCCACCCCAAGGCGCAGCACGGAGTCCTGATCGAGTATGCAGAGCCGTTCCCGGAGGACGCGGGCCACTGA
- a CDS encoding AAA family ATPase, which yields MYEKFFGIDEPPFRLTPDPRYLFLSAKHREALGHLVYGIHEGAGFVAITGEIGAGKTTLLRSLLSRADDTTQYAYILNPVLTGLELLQEINHELGIPSTGTRREMLSALNHFLLDQKRRGRRVVVVIDEAQALDGATLEELRMLSNFETETAKLLQIVLVGQPELRDLLARPELEQLNQRITVRWHLGRLDRDETAKYVAHRVTTAAGGRPRSLFTRGALSQIYAYSRGVPRLINIVCHRSLLVAYANDRTRVTARTVRQAIKEMREPAPARPGRARALAFRAAIAAAVLAIVGTGGVIAWQRSSAPPAAVAGKPNATPSQSATSASATSAERYAYADAETIGEGSGPMADGEDLVDVATAAPVDPLAPGALAAASASPGVTPTFGGREPDLAVERATLANALRQITPGNSAYEATEALLRAWGVPPLAPAEASSSVLDLPQIARARGLEYLPLQGNLTMLRVLDLPAILELVPDDGSGVRFATVEYLGDYATVSVGRTSIDVSPEVLGEAWFGKAHLFWQDLDRLGPMLTLGTSSPAVVRLHELLRAAEVYDGASTRTFAPETEEAVLRFQRSRRLVADGKVGPLTMIALYQAVAGDRLPHLGDVPERVEGDGDRFSALPGGEN from the coding sequence ATGTACGAGAAATTCTTTGGGATTGACGAGCCGCCGTTTCGGCTCACTCCCGATCCGCGCTACCTCTTCCTCTCCGCGAAGCATCGCGAGGCGCTCGGTCACCTCGTCTACGGGATCCACGAGGGCGCGGGCTTCGTCGCCATCACGGGCGAGATCGGCGCCGGCAAGACGACGCTCTTGCGCTCGCTGCTGAGCCGCGCCGACGACACGACCCAGTACGCGTACATCCTGAATCCGGTCCTGACCGGGCTCGAGCTGCTGCAGGAGATCAACCACGAGCTCGGCATCCCCTCGACCGGGACGCGGCGCGAGATGCTGTCCGCGCTCAACCACTTCCTGCTCGACCAGAAGCGACGCGGCCGGCGGGTCGTGGTGGTGATCGACGAGGCGCAGGCGCTCGACGGGGCGACCCTCGAGGAGCTGCGCATGCTGTCGAACTTCGAGACCGAGACGGCGAAGCTGCTGCAGATCGTCCTCGTCGGGCAGCCCGAGCTGCGCGACCTGCTCGCGCGCCCGGAGCTCGAGCAGCTGAATCAGCGCATCACGGTGCGCTGGCACCTCGGCCGTCTCGATCGCGACGAGACCGCGAAGTACGTCGCGCACCGCGTGACCACCGCCGCCGGCGGGCGGCCGCGGTCGCTGTTCACGCGCGGCGCGCTGTCGCAGATCTACGCCTACTCGCGGGGCGTACCGCGGCTGATCAACATCGTCTGCCACCGCTCGCTGCTGGTCGCGTACGCCAACGACCGGACGCGGGTCACGGCGCGCACCGTGCGCCAGGCGATCAAGGAGATGCGCGAGCCGGCGCCGGCGCGTCCGGGACGCGCCCGCGCGCTCGCGTTCCGCGCGGCGATCGCCGCGGCGGTCCTGGCGATCGTCGGCACCGGCGGCGTCATCGCCTGGCAGCGGAGCAGCGCGCCGCCGGCCGCCGTCGCCGGGAAGCCGAACGCCACACCCTCGCAGTCCGCGACCTCGGCGTCGGCCACCTCTGCGGAGCGCTACGCCTACGCCGACGCGGAGACGATCGGCGAGGGCTCGGGGCCGATGGCCGACGGCGAGGACCTCGTCGACGTCGCCACCGCCGCGCCCGTCGATCCGCTCGCGCCGGGCGCGCTGGCGGCGGCCTCGGCGTCGCCGGGCGTGACGCCGACCTTCGGCGGGCGCGAGCCCGACCTCGCCGTCGAGCGCGCGACGCTCGCCAACGCGCTCCGGCAGATCACCCCGGGCAACAGCGCGTACGAGGCGACGGAGGCGTTGCTGCGCGCGTGGGGCGTGCCGCCGCTCGCGCCGGCCGAGGCGTCGAGCTCGGTGCTCGACCTGCCGCAGATCGCGCGTGCGCGAGGTCTCGAGTATCTACCGCTGCAGGGCAACTTGACGATGCTGCGCGTGCTCGACCTGCCGGCGATCCTCGAGCTGGTGCCGGACGACGGCTCCGGCGTTCGCTTCGCCACCGTGGAGTATCTCGGCGACTACGCCACGGTCTCGGTCGGCCGCACCTCGATCGACGTGTCGCCGGAGGTGCTCGGCGAGGCGTGGTTCGGCAAGGCGCACCTGTTCTGGCAGGACCTCGACCGCCTCGGTCCGATGCTGACGCTCGGCACCTCGAGCCCCGCCGTCGTACGGCTGCACGAGCTGCTGCGCGCAGCGGAGGTCTACGACGGGGCGAGCACCCGCACCTTCGCGCCCGAGACGGAGGAAGCGGTGCTGCGCTTCCAGCGCAGCCGACGTCTGGTCGCGGACGGCAAGGTCGGACCGCTGACCATGATCGCGCTCTACCAGGCGGTCGCGGGCGACCGCTTGCCGCATCTCGGCGACGTGCCGGAGCGGGTGGAGGGGGATGGGGACAGGTTCAGCGCACTGCCGGGAGGCGAGAATTGA
- a CDS encoding SDR family oxidoreductase, with protein sequence MKLKDNVAIITGAGQGIGEAYAHRFVEEGARVAVADINRDKGEAVAAALRAKGGDAIFVPVDVSSEDDTRRMAQTVVDKWGRIDTLIANAAIFYDIDNQNHSYAYLRKIFDVNFFGVWLSARAVYPFMKRQQKGSIITQTSAAAYMHPYVAHDDELPSFHYSITKAAISALTHFIAGAGGPSNVRCNAISPGPTMTEATKKTVPKDIMNYIINMMMALKRPLEPQDLTGAAVFLASDDSAMITGQVLCVDGGMIMLG encoded by the coding sequence ATGAAGCTCAAAGACAACGTGGCGATCATCACCGGCGCCGGTCAGGGGATCGGCGAGGCCTACGCGCATCGCTTCGTCGAAGAGGGGGCGCGCGTGGCGGTCGCCGACATCAACCGCGACAAGGGCGAGGCCGTCGCGGCGGCGCTCCGCGCGAAGGGCGGCGACGCGATCTTCGTCCCGGTCGACGTGTCGAGCGAGGACGACACCCGGCGCATGGCGCAGACGGTCGTCGACAAGTGGGGCCGGATCGACACGCTGATCGCGAACGCGGCGATCTTCTACGACATCGACAACCAGAACCATTCCTACGCCTACCTACGGAAGATCTTCGACGTGAACTTCTTCGGCGTGTGGCTGTCGGCGCGCGCCGTGTACCCCTTCATGAAGAGGCAGCAGAAGGGCTCGATCATCACCCAGACGTCGGCCGCCGCGTACATGCACCCATACGTCGCCCACGACGACGAGCTGCCGAGCTTCCACTACAGCATCACCAAGGCGGCGATCAGCGCCCTCACCCACTTCATCGCGGGCGCCGGCGGACCGAGCAACGTCCGCTGCAACGCGATCTCGCCGGGACCGACGATGACCGAGGCGACGAAGAAGACCGTCCCGAAGGACATCATGAACTACATCATCAACATGATGATGGCGCTGAAGCGGCCGCTCGAGCCGCAGGACCTGACCGGCGCCGCCGTGTTCCTCGCCTCCGACGACAGCGCGATGATCACCGGTCAGGTGCTGTGCGTCGACGGCGGGATGATCATGCTGGGCTGA
- a CDS encoding TetR/AcrR family transcriptional regulator: MSIPSVNPETSSRERILDAAEALFAKRGYAGVGLREVAEVVGLGKSSLFHHFKNKPQLYAAVCARILRRIEERLMRALAAGGTPVERLERWLDDLIDTLADNPSYARVLLRSLFEDDELGGDMPEEVEADRAIQSVMGGVAALLREGMSTGQFRAANVPHLLLSLVGQIIFPFASGDFGKEILGRDVYDPAEVKRRKQELRDFIRFGLVARTST; the protein is encoded by the coding sequence ATGTCGATACCGAGCGTGAATCCCGAGACCAGCTCGCGCGAGCGCATCCTCGACGCCGCCGAGGCGCTGTTCGCCAAGCGCGGCTACGCCGGGGTCGGGCTGCGCGAGGTGGCGGAGGTCGTCGGCCTCGGCAAGTCGTCGCTCTTCCACCACTTCAAGAACAAGCCGCAGCTCTACGCGGCGGTGTGCGCGCGGATCCTGCGCCGCATCGAGGAGCGTCTGATGCGCGCGCTCGCGGCGGGCGGCACGCCGGTCGAGCGGCTCGAGCGCTGGCTCGACGACCTGATCGACACGCTGGCCGACAACCCGAGCTACGCGCGCGTGCTGCTGCGCTCGCTGTTCGAGGACGACGAGCTCGGCGGCGACATGCCCGAGGAGGTCGAGGCCGACCGCGCGATCCAGAGCGTCATGGGCGGCGTCGCGGCGCTGCTGCGCGAGGGCATGAGCACGGGGCAGTTCCGCGCCGCCAACGTGCCGCACCTGCTGCTCTCGCTGGTCGGGCAGATCATCTTCCCGTTCGCGTCGGGGGACTTCGGCAAGGAGATCCTCGGTCGCGACGTCTACGACCCGGCCGAGGTCAAGCGACGAAAACAAGAGCTGAGGGACTTCATTCGCTTCGGGCTCGTCGCGCGCACGTCGACTTGA